A genomic segment from Acidobacteriota bacterium encodes:
- a CDS encoding DUF6084 family protein: MPDLHFEIRAAEAQAYAAAPTLIFKLEITNANSQESIHTVALRCQIQIETTQRRYSATEQERLHDLFDKPSRWHQTLRTLLWTHTSVIAPSFTGSALIDLPVPCTFDFNVAATKYFAGLESGEVPLVLQFSGTIFYAGATHPLQVAQIPWSKEAKYRLPISVWQEMMNLYYPNTAWLSLRRDVFDRLYLYKIERGLPTWEQTLEQLLSASAQSPKNETPGMQAIETDDNETVH, encoded by the coding sequence GTGCCTGATTTACATTTTGAAATTCGCGCCGCCGAAGCCCAAGCTTATGCCGCTGCGCCGACGTTGATTTTTAAACTCGAAATTACCAACGCCAATTCGCAGGAGTCGATTCATACCGTCGCGTTGCGCTGTCAGATTCAAATAGAAACCACGCAGCGTCGCTACAGCGCCACCGAGCAAGAACGGCTGCACGATTTATTTGATAAACCTTCGCGTTGGCATCAAACCCTCAGAACTTTGCTGTGGACGCATACCAGCGTGATTGCGCCGTCATTTACCGGCAGCGCATTGATTGATTTGCCGGTTCCCTGCACGTTCGATTTCAACGTGGCGGCGACCAAATATTTTGCCGGGCTTGAAAGCGGCGAGGTGCCGTTGGTTTTGCAATTCAGCGGCACGATTTTTTATGCCGGCGCAACCCACCCGTTACAGGTGGCGCAGATTCCCTGGAGCAAAGAGGCGAAATACCGACTGCCGATAAGCGTCTGGCAAGAGATGATGAATCTCTATTATCCGAACACGGCGTGGCTCAGTTTACGTCGCGATGTTTTTGACCGCTTATACCTGTACAAAATTGAGCGGGGATTGCCGACCTGGGAACAAACCTTAGAGCAGTTGTTGTCGGCATCCGCGCAGTCGCCAAAAAACGAAACCCCAGGGATGCAGGCGATAGAGACGGATGATAACGAAACGGTGCATTGA
- a CDS encoding DUF5947 family protein, whose product MHISQRHNPFTTLRRLMRESAPLERCELCNTELSAEHQHLLEPASRKLVCACEACAILFSNPDSKFRRVPKRIGYLSDFLLTDGQWESLMIPINMAFFFRSTIANRVLAFYPSPAGPTESLLTLEAWQEIVAQNPILQTMEADVEALLINRLGRERQFAAAQYYLVPIDQCYKLTGLIRAHWRGLSGGTLVWDEIRDFFDDLQNRAISIKEPVRA is encoded by the coding sequence ATGCATATATCACAACGCCACAATCCATTCACTACGTTGCGCCGCCTGATGCGCGAAAGCGCGCCGCTTGAACGGTGCGAATTGTGCAACACCGAATTGAGCGCAGAGCATCAGCACCTGCTTGAGCCTGCCAGCCGCAAATTGGTTTGTGCCTGTGAGGCGTGTGCCATCCTGTTCAGCAATCCCGACAGTAAATTTCGTCGCGTTCCCAAACGCATCGGTTATTTAAGCGATTTTCTGCTGACCGATGGGCAGTGGGAAAGCCTGATGATTCCCATCAATATGGCGTTCTTTTTTCGCAGCACGATTGCCAATCGCGTGCTGGCGTTTTACCCAAGCCCCGCAGGTCCTACGGAATCGTTGCTGACGCTTGAAGCCTGGCAGGAGATTGTCGCGCAGAACCCGATTTTGCAGACGATGGAAGCGGACGTTGAAGCGTTGTTGATCAATCGCCTCGGACGTGAGCGGCAGTTTGCCGCTGCTCAATATTATCTGGTGCCGATTGATCAATGTTACAAACTGACGGGACTGATTCGCGCACACTGGCGCGGGCTTTCGGGTGGGACGTTGGTATGGGATGAAATCAGAGATTTTTTCGACGATTTGCAAAATCGCGCAATTTCCATCAAGGAGCCGGTTCGTGCCTGA
- a CDS encoding NifU family protein, with product MAQIDKREFQQRLQKIEHLVHTIESAADPNVRASAVELMQTVMELHSKGIERMLEIAFESGQTGSELIDRFGDDDLVAGLLLLYGLHPLDMESRILQALDKVRPYLRSHGGNVDFLGITDGVVRLKLQGSCNGCASSAMTLKLAIEEAIYETAPDVLGLEVEGVVAQPTAFVQLEKSIAQTQQTTATGESHGWENVSGLISLLEGAVRTIEVSGRPILFCRVGENYYAYNDLCPDCGQTLQTAALKATALICPACEQRFDVMRAGRSLDKPHLYLEPFPLLVEQGQAKIALPMFD from the coding sequence ATCGAATCGGCAGCCGACCCGAATGTACGCGCCAGCGCCGTCGAGTTGATGCAAACCGTGATGGAACTCCACAGCAAAGGCATCGAGCGCATGCTGGAAATAGCATTTGAATCCGGGCAAACCGGCAGTGAACTGATTGACCGTTTTGGCGACGACGATCTGGTTGCCGGGCTGTTGTTACTTTACGGATTGCATCCGCTCGATATGGAGTCGCGCATTCTACAGGCGCTCGATAAAGTGCGTCCTTATTTACGTTCGCACGGCGGCAATGTTGATTTTCTCGGCATCACTGACGGCGTGGTTCGCTTGAAATTGCAAGGCAGTTGCAATGGCTGCGCGTCGTCGGCGATGACGCTGAAATTAGCCATTGAAGAGGCGATTTACGAAACGGCTCCCGATGTTCTCGGACTCGAAGTCGAAGGCGTGGTCGCTCAACCAACGGCGTTTGTGCAATTGGAGAAATCCATTGCCCAAACACAGCAAACGACGGCAACCGGCGAGAGCCACGGTTGGGAAAATGTCAGCGGCTTGATTTCTTTGCTCGAAGGCGCGGTGCGCACCATAGAGGTTTCCGGTCGTCCGATTCTCTTTTGTCGGGTGGGAGAAAATTATTATGCCTATAACGACCTCTGCCCCGATTGCGGTCAGACCTTGCAAACCGCCGCTTTAAAAGCAACCGCGCTCATCTGTCCCGCTTGCGAGCAACGCTTTGATGTGATGCGCGCCGGACGCAGTTTAGATAAACCGCATCTTTACCTGGAGCCGTTTCCGTTACTGGTCGAACAAGGACAGGCGAAAATTGCTTTGCCGATGTTTGATTGA